The following are encoded together in the Serratia sp. UGAL515B_01 genome:
- the cutD gene encoding choline TMA-lyase-activating enzyme has protein sequence MDNLLEKKGRIFNIQKYSIYDGDGIRTLIFFKGCNIRCAWCANPEGISSNFQVMFSRDKCVSCGECVDVCPVGIHSLIRDTEGHPQHRVDRNIACTGCRKCEETCPSEALDIMGKDVTVQELMDIILQDVDFYYASGGGVTLGGGELSMQTDFAAALLTECKKMMINTAIETNGTTSLANYEKLAKCTDMFLFDLKHINSVRHKELFGMGNERVKRNLERLVELGANIVVRIPLVRGCNDSHDAIDGVINYVTQLAQRGNIIRIDILPYHELGKNKYDKLEMIYPVTGNLGYSAQELDQLAAYFQRFDFDIRLVKH, from the coding sequence ATGGATAATTTGCTGGAGAAAAAAGGGCGAATATTTAATATCCAGAAATACTCTATCTATGACGGAGACGGTATTCGCACTCTGATTTTTTTCAAAGGTTGTAATATCCGCTGTGCATGGTGCGCAAACCCCGAAGGGATAAGCAGCAATTTTCAAGTCATGTTTTCACGAGATAAATGTGTCAGCTGTGGAGAATGTGTCGATGTTTGCCCAGTGGGTATTCATTCATTAATCAGAGATACGGAAGGTCACCCTCAGCATCGCGTTGACCGCAACATAGCGTGTACGGGCTGTCGAAAATGTGAGGAAACTTGCCCCTCTGAAGCGCTGGATATTATGGGGAAAGACGTTACCGTGCAGGAATTAATGGATATTATCCTGCAGGATGTTGACTTCTATTATGCTTCTGGGGGTGGGGTCACTCTTGGAGGAGGCGAATTAAGTATGCAAACGGATTTTGCTGCCGCATTGCTGACCGAATGCAAAAAAATGATGATTAATACCGCCATTGAAACGAATGGCACCACTTCTTTAGCGAATTATGAAAAATTGGCTAAATGTACCGATATGTTCCTTTTCGATCTTAAACACATCAACAGTGTTAGGCATAAAGAGTTATTCGGCATGGGTAATGAGAGAGTCAAGAGGAATCTAGAACGTTTAGTCGAACTTGGTGCCAATATTGTAGTACGCATACCGCTGGTGCGTGGATGTAACGACTCTCACGATGCCATCGACGGTGTGATTAATTATGTGACTCAGTTGGCGCAACGTGGAAATATTATCCGCATCGATATTTTGCCCTATCACGAATTGGGAAAAAATAAATATGACAAGCTCGAGATGATCTATCCAGTCACAGGTAATCTTGGCTACAGTGCTCAAGAATTAGACCAACTTGCGGCTTATTTCCAACGCTTTGATTTTGATATTAGACTGGTAAAGCACTAG